A section of the Leptotrichia sp. HSP-342 genome encodes:
- a CDS encoding L-threonylcarbamoyladenylate synthase, translated as MMKMMTKIKKAVCILKNGGVAVFPTDTVYGIGSLPEQKAVQKIYKIKKRDFSKKIIALISNRDILIELINETKENIQKISKILDKYWPGELTVIFSANESFTQKFDKNMKTIGVRIPKNKITLEIIKNSGGILLTTSANISGENAVTEIENLSEELLKNVDIVIPNEKSELTGKPSTIVKYENGKLTLLREGNVSFEEIMKNFE; from the coding sequence ATGATGAAAATGATGACTAAAATAAAAAAAGCGGTATGTATTCTGAAAAATGGAGGAGTTGCTGTATTCCCAACAGATACAGTTTATGGAATTGGCTCTCTTCCTGAACAGAAAGCTGTACAAAAAATATATAAGATAAAAAAACGTGATTTTTCTAAAAAAATAATCGCACTAATCAGTAACAGAGATATTTTGATTGAATTAATAAACGAAACAAAAGAAAATATTCAGAAAATTTCTAAAATTCTTGATAAATACTGGCCTGGAGAATTGACAGTTATTTTTTCTGCAAATGAGAGTTTTACCCAAAAATTTGATAAAAATATGAAAACGATTGGTGTTCGTATTCCGAAAAATAAGATTACTCTTGAAATTATAAAAAATTCTGGTGGAATTTTATTAACAACAAGTGCAAATATTTCTGGTGAAAATGCTGTTACTGAAATTGAAAATCTAAGTGAAGAACTGTTAAAAAATGTAGACATTGTCATTCCAAATGAAAAATCAGAATTAACTGGAAAACCTTCAACAATTGTGAAATATGAAAATGGAAAACTTACATTGTTAAGGGAAGGAAATGTTTCATTTGAAGAAATAATGAAAAATTTTGAATAA
- a CDS encoding ribose-phosphate diphosphokinase, producing MITLTKEDKSRIRIFAGTSSEVLAQKIVKYLDMDLSSAEIVRFADGETFAKSNESVRGCKVFIIQSTSKPVNESIMELLVFIDAIKRSSAREIIAIIPYYGYARQDRKASPREPITSKLVANLLTVAGATRVVTMDLHARQIQGFFDIPVDHMEALPILAKHFIKYGFSPEDTVVVSPDVGGVKRARGLANWLHTPLAIIDKRRAKANVSEVMNIIGDIKGKKAILIDDMIDTAGTICNAAQALIDKGAAEVYACATHAVFSDPAIERLKNLAFTEVVVTDTIQLPENRKFDKLKILSTSKMFAEIIKRIATNNPISGLFEMPVDDENDD from the coding sequence AAAAATTGTAAAATATTTGGATATGGATTTATCATCTGCTGAAATTGTAAGATTTGCCGATGGAGAAACTTTTGCAAAGTCAAATGAAAGTGTACGAGGATGCAAGGTGTTTATCATCCAATCTACTTCAAAACCTGTAAATGAAAGTATTATGGAGCTTTTAGTTTTTATTGATGCGATTAAGAGGTCATCAGCCAGAGAAATTATTGCAATAATTCCTTATTACGGGTATGCAAGGCAGGACAGAAAGGCAAGTCCACGTGAGCCAATCACATCAAAACTTGTTGCAAACCTGCTTACTGTTGCAGGAGCTACAAGAGTAGTCACAATGGATTTACATGCAAGACAAATTCAAGGATTTTTTGACATTCCAGTAGATCACATGGAAGCTCTGCCAATTTTAGCTAAACATTTTATAAAATATGGATTTAGTCCAGAAGATACAGTTGTTGTATCGCCTGACGTTGGTGGTGTAAAAAGAGCAAGAGGACTTGCAAACTGGCTACACACTCCACTTGCCATAATTGATAAAAGACGGGCAAAAGCAAATGTTTCGGAAGTTATGAATATTATTGGAGATATAAAGGGTAAAAAAGCCATTCTGATTGACGATATGATTGACACAGCTGGAACAATCTGTAATGCGGCACAGGCTCTGATTGACAAAGGGGCAGCAGAAGTTTATGCTTGTGCAACACACGCTGTTTTCTCTGATCCTGCCATTGAAAGATTAAAAAATTTAGCTTTTACAGAAGTTGTAGTAACTGATACGATTCAATTACCAGAAAACAGAAAATTTGATAAACTAAAAATCTTGTCAACAAGCAAAATGTTTGCTGAAATAATAAAAAGAATTGCTACGAATAATCCAATAAGTGGCTTATTTGAGATGCCAGTTGATGATGAAAATGATGACTAA